The Kineothrix sp. IPX-CK genomic interval GCAAAAATCATTCTAAAACTTGCGTACAGGCGCCGTTGCTATCGGATTCAAAGGCAGTGGACCTTATCGGTAACGAGGAGTATGCGGTAGAGAAAGAATATACAAAAGACGCTTATAATGGGGACATTTTGGAATACAAGGGAAAAGTAACCGTAGAGCTTTTGCCGTATTCCATGAAAGTCATAAAACAAATTATGGAGGTATAGGGAATGAAGAAAAACAAAAAAATACTGGCAATTGTACTAACAACCGTTGTGTGCTTGGGAGCTGTCATGGGTTGTGGTAAATCGCCAGCAAAATCTGAATCCGCCGTTAACGACGGGGAAACAGCAGCAGTGGTTCAGCAGGATGAAGAAAAAGAAAGTACAGAAGAAATTGTTTTGGACTTTTGGCACCATTATAGTGCCGAATCTGCTGAAAATGAAACCTTGAACAATATATTAATTCCTAAGTTTGAGGAAGAGAATCCAAACATAAAAGTAAATGCCGTATCCCATGAATGGGCGGACCTGCATGATAAGCTTCTCATCAGTGCAACATCCGATACACTGCCTGACGTAGCAAGGCTGGATAGTGCATGGATACCGGAATTCCAAAAAACTGATATTCTGATAGCATTGGATGAGGAAATGAGTGATTTTACCGCTGCAAGTGAAATATTATTGGAAAGCGCTATGAGCACTGCCCGGGTAGGGACACATTATTATGGACTGGCACTTAATACAAACACTAAAATCTTATTCTATAATGTAAAAGCGCTGCAGGCTGCAGGGCTGTCAGCTCCCTCAACAATGGAAGAGTTTGCACAAACAGTGAAACAACTGTCAGGAACCAACGAAAATGGACAGCAGGTCTGGGGGTACAGCGAACCCGGCTTGTCGGGGTGGAATGTATGTCCGTTTATCTGGAGCTTCGGCGGAGAGATCACTAATCCGGAGCAGACAAAAGCAAGCGGTTATATTAACAGCGAGAATACAATAAAGGCCGTACAAATGCTTGCAGATTTATATGATTCGGGATCTATTACCGGATGGAACAACGGAGATATCCCGATGACCGACGGTTTTGGTACAGGCAGATATCTTATGATCCTTGATGGCCCCTGGAAAACGGCAGAATTGGCCGGCGGATATCCCGATATGGAATACGCAACAGCACCGATGCCTTCCGGAGACGGCGGCTCTCATTCTGTTCTGGGAGGCGAAAATATCGCGATGTTTAAATCAGCCGACAAGGAAGCCTCCTGGAAATTTATGAAGTTTATGACAAGCGAGTTCGCACAGGAAGAAATGGCAAAATGCGGACAGATTCCTGTCAATAAGCAGGCACTGGAAAGTGATACGGTAAAATATGCCGACTTTGCTCCGTTTATTGATTCTCTTGAAAATGCGAGAACACGTCCTACGGTCGCTATGTGGTCTGAAATTGATAACCAGCTTTCCATAGCAGTTTCAGCAGTTATGAACGGAGAAAAAACAGCCGAAGAGGCAATGAATGAACTTGCGGTCTTAATCGATGAACTATTAATTAATTAGTCCTTGTTATATTATCTTTAATGCGGTAGGTTCACGCTGCCGCGTTAAAGATAATTATATAATAGGAATGAAAACAAGTC includes:
- a CDS encoding extracellular solute-binding protein, which gives rise to MKKNKKILAIVLTTVVCLGAVMGCGKSPAKSESAVNDGETAAVVQQDEEKESTEEIVLDFWHHYSAESAENETLNNILIPKFEEENPNIKVNAVSHEWADLHDKLLISATSDTLPDVARLDSAWIPEFQKTDILIALDEEMSDFTAASEILLESAMSTARVGTHYYGLALNTNTKILFYNVKALQAAGLSAPSTMEEFAQTVKQLSGTNENGQQVWGYSEPGLSGWNVCPFIWSFGGEITNPEQTKASGYINSENTIKAVQMLADLYDSGSITGWNNGDIPMTDGFGTGRYLMILDGPWKTAELAGGYPDMEYATAPMPSGDGGSHSVLGGENIAMFKSADKEASWKFMKFMTSEFAQEEMAKCGQIPVNKQALESDTVKYADFAPFIDSLENARTRPTVAMWSEIDNQLSIAVSAVMNGEKTAEEAMNELAVLIDELLIN